From Gimesia panareensis, the proteins below share one genomic window:
- a CDS encoding carboxypeptidase-like regulatory domain-containing protein, with the protein MKHSLTICILLLLGTLLTPITLSAAGPKEKDNDNQDAELTIKGTLVDEQNQPVADTKVFVNQHSLYFQSDKPIETTTDFRGRFAITDKVGQLKKQTLLATAPGQRMAYVNLPWKNLQSDSSLRELQLQLRPAQHFALQVVDGTGKPIANAQTGIMGNYLIWGTGKTDPAGRIEYLLPEDVPIQNIVAFRNGDGLDYQAYELSRKRRRKQPNKKPVLPENPIRLTLDGTQPLQVKVQESDGKPLAGVLVRPWYLQKADQPDVLNLSFYNKLFRFYTDKSGIVKFNWIPHWQTEKLTIWAYSADHKEARVTYDPQKGEGTLTIRVVSLITISDRGVFPDGLNAMEINQFVEALKQKED; encoded by the coding sequence ATGAAGCATTCTCTGACAATCTGCATTTTGCTCCTCTTGGGAACGCTGTTGACTCCCATCACCCTGTCTGCTGCCGGTCCCAAAGAGAAAGATAACGACAATCAAGACGCAGAGCTGACGATTAAAGGCACCCTGGTCGATGAGCAGAATCAGCCGGTCGCTGATACGAAGGTCTTTGTGAATCAGCACAGCTTGTATTTTCAAAGTGACAAACCGATCGAAACCACAACGGACTTCAGAGGCCGGTTTGCTATTACCGACAAGGTCGGCCAGTTAAAGAAGCAGACCCTGCTCGCAACAGCTCCCGGACAGCGCATGGCCTACGTGAATCTTCCCTGGAAGAATCTGCAATCCGATTCCTCACTGCGGGAACTTCAATTACAGTTGAGGCCCGCACAACATTTTGCACTGCAAGTCGTCGATGGAACAGGGAAACCGATTGCGAATGCGCAGACGGGAATCATGGGGAATTACCTGATCTGGGGGACAGGAAAAACCGACCCTGCGGGCAGGATAGAATATTTACTGCCGGAAGATGTGCCGATTCAAAATATTGTCGCCTTCCGCAATGGTGATGGGCTCGATTATCAGGCGTACGAACTCTCACGCAAACGGAGGCGCAAGCAACCGAATAAAAAGCCGGTCCTGCCGGAGAACCCGATTCGGTTAACCCTGGATGGTACGCAACCGCTGCAGGTGAAAGTTCAGGAGTCCGACGGCAAACCGCTGGCAGGCGTCCTGGTTAGGCCCTGGTACCTCCAGAAAGCAGATCAGCCCGATGTCCTCAATCTGTCTTTCTATAATAAGTTGTTCCGTTTCTACACGGACAAATCAGGTATCGTGAAATTCAACTGGATCCCCCACTGGCAAACAGAGAAACTCACGATCTGGGCCTATAGTGCGGATCATAAAGAAGCGAGAGTGACCTATGATCCACAGAAAGGCGAGGGGACATTGACCATTCGGGTCGTATCCCTGATTACGATTTCAGACAGGGGCGTTTTTCCGGATGGCCTCAACGCTATGGAAATCAATCAGTTCGTTGAAGCCTTGAAACAGAAAGAGGACTGA
- a CDS encoding right-handed parallel beta-helix repeat-containing protein, with amino-acid sequence MRSLTMPTVLFFCLLIFPTTVQAQNNQPFPIVAANQSIQAALDAQPGRMLFLPAGDYEISEKLVIRSDSSGLYGPGRIIQNNPEAPFIEVEHRAGVQFRDIVLTRPEGKQTTATEALNIRDCQDLVLDNVTVTNHRTRSGVFYLLNSRNATIRNCTITNYMRIAVDDRTASPDWGYAFHCIDGTGIVVNASTGTLIQGNRITETELLPTPEVQKQHQLGQFVKKNDTKGTLTSQETWERESVKNWHQGSAIIVISPTASDRTQILGNTIENGAQGIDLHSDHVIVAQNIVSNCFVGMKAMHGSRNVVIIGNQFIKNDLWSIGLMPGAASHASQAGTPDQPARVDNSDGGSIIANNIISQFGFGNAHWIWGNQGNPILLDAGQKPDNPPLADVVIQGNIVQNSGRFQTGKTEQGPRYVYAIRIARRATGIHLSNNLFDPGREGVSNVELKTSANDVGEPLLEK; translated from the coding sequence ATGCGCTCACTCACGATGCCAACGGTTCTATTCTTCTGTCTCCTCATCTTTCCCACCACCGTCCAGGCACAAAATAACCAGCCGTTCCCCATCGTCGCTGCCAACCAGTCGATCCAGGCTGCCCTCGATGCTCAGCCGGGACGGATGCTCTTTCTCCCCGCCGGCGATTATGAGATCTCGGAAAAACTCGTCATTCGCAGCGACAGCAGTGGCCTCTACGGTCCGGGGCGGATCATCCAGAACAACCCGGAGGCTCCCTTCATCGAAGTCGAACATCGCGCGGGCGTTCAGTTTCGCGACATCGTCCTCACGCGACCGGAGGGCAAACAGACGACCGCCACCGAAGCCCTTAATATTCGCGACTGTCAGGATCTGGTGCTCGACAACGTCACGGTCACCAATCACCGCACCCGCTCCGGCGTCTTCTATCTGCTCAACAGTCGCAATGCCACCATCCGCAACTGCACGATCACCAACTATATGCGCATCGCCGTCGACGATCGCACCGCGTCACCCGACTGGGGCTACGCCTTTCACTGCATCGACGGCACCGGGATCGTCGTCAACGCCAGCACCGGCACTCTGATCCAGGGAAACCGCATCACCGAAACCGAACTCCTGCCCACACCCGAAGTGCAGAAACAGCACCAGCTCGGACAGTTCGTCAAAAAGAACGACACCAAAGGGACCCTCACCAGCCAGGAAACCTGGGAGCGGGAATCGGTCAAGAACTGGCATCAGGGATCGGCCATTATCGTCATCTCGCCGACGGCCAGCGATCGCACGCAGATCCTGGGCAACACGATTGAAAACGGAGCGCAGGGAATCGATCTACATTCCGACCATGTGATCGTGGCCCAGAACATCGTCTCCAACTGCTTCGTCGGTATGAAAGCGATGCACGGCTCCCGCAACGTCGTGATCATCGGCAACCAGTTCATCAAAAACGATCTCTGGAGCATCGGCCTGATGCCGGGCGCCGCGTCTCACGCCTCACAGGCGGGCACACCCGATCAGCCGGCCCGCGTCGATAACAGCGATGGCGGCTCGATCATCGCCAATAACATCATCTCCCAGTTCGGTTTTGGCAACGCACACTGGATCTGGGGTAACCAGGGCAATCCGATCCTGCTCGATGCAGGCCAGAAACCGGACAACCCGCCCCTGGCCGACGTCGTGATTCAGGGAAACATCGTCCAGAATTCCGGCCGCTTTCAGACCGGCAAAACAGAGCAGGGGCCCCGCTACGTTTACGCAATCCGCATCGCCCGCAGAGCGACCGGCATTCACCTGTCAAATAACCTGTTCGACCCGGGCCGCGAGGGCGTGAGCAATGTGGAGCTGAAAACATCGGCCAATGACGTGGGTGAGCCGTTGTTGGAGAAATGA
- a CDS encoding SitI3 family protein — translation MSLRCTYAIDTRERPDDLRRWLEKTFSMETVSDQPDTLTGSGLRCTIMPQTSKDQNLVSRFFGIDSTVIIRCKIGTENYDSANIEKAAQLALTLIGRDSSDLVLLKMGERGQLLRKNNQIYVDCSDPDWKEIWELAFAKARSSFSHRKLPNMYSSVYQNPDHV, via the coding sequence ATGTCACTACGCTGTACTTATGCGATCGATACGAGAGAACGGCCAGATGATCTGCGGCGCTGGCTTGAGAAAACGTTCTCGATGGAGACTGTTTCCGATCAGCCTGATACCCTGACTGGTTCCGGTCTGCGCTGTACGATCATGCCGCAGACTTCGAAGGATCAAAACCTCGTATCCCGATTTTTTGGCATCGATTCAACGGTCATTATTCGCTGCAAAATTGGGACAGAGAATTATGACTCAGCCAATATTGAGAAAGCGGCTCAACTGGCACTGACCTTAATCGGCAGGGATTCCAGCGATCTGGTATTACTGAAAATGGGAGAACGGGGCCAACTGCTGCGCAAAAACAATCAGATTTATGTGGACTGTTCTGATCCCGATTGGAAGGAAATCTGGGAGCTTGCGTTCGCCAAAGCAAGAAGTTCTTTTTCACACAGAAAGCTTCCCAATATGTATTCCAGTGTGTACCAGAATCCCGATCATGTCTGA
- a CDS encoding DUF7825 domain-containing protein yields MIEALQNAILNKDAEAVVVALADWDEDQRKAAIEPFNILMLALGMERRVIEPCSLGLDDPLVKQKRERDGIQQKFRWRKDLDKSLLIDHEMSYIAWLGGYGLESLEGCIRFPTVPDHEAWAARIMADRQPPWWDEWYATLTGKDRDHREIPPGYWSQLYEQKLVSADDFPAVINEFRIGLKEAMEEAPEATKLVLQDIPACRELVYSISEQEYQLLEPKPWVPVIECLHQENLLDVKRLLESLLKALQGPLNQTERNGCLILMQAAKAEPEMLAELQAEWAGLLSDSQAVVAGFAVEQLKQLEKAGLLDAREAVTALPGIFSHKPKKHAKTAVDLLARIATDPAHRREAVEAAAVALMHPNKDIQKSALELLEKYLQLDDEAALNTIELHLETIAPTLREKAAALLQSESPSQTETVADQSAPPPADSTFIDLSLLETRASAIPEPVKELLRVDEAVKAAQEGRADLSCLWSQQSVPVLTTAAPLQPIETVEELIDVTSAAVERLEDPDTAERIISGILRLYNEQPNGFKTMTSALAKRACASIDSRPQRGLTGGYDGTAFSLLIGAWLERKPDQDDCLFLDTPLQRFLNQLNQRVRARTAYPLISSATHAGGWLDPRVWVERLKAAQEQQTEVLDTDLERSCLRLAPEHRTAAREAARELNAPYQALAMTALGGDGSIDPALPPAVWIAALRTRDAWGDVSELLAPEERAVITESIAKLPDVIFPCDYEWTAGERVANSSIQQDVISAWPTQGEGQLETKQHQNTMRQLLEALERDENPAEALQNIAAQQNKPTTSFRFLPAELHQLRPTLAPPFLYPYLATQWPMKLDWYWCLATKALARRVESGSSVDTPFGQFLLPLFELDRPLTLMAARALWIATVSKDGSARSMATEVWIALAESDRLDLELLMRALSEVMAGGWVKLNRASEVLAEVAAVSPVHALCATPVLEAVLISLDPFPRNVAALLEPLDEMSELLGRTVSAELKTRLESIKSGKAKPLAKSLLGRADTITPAREAAVSGLLQARIERAERVAAADF; encoded by the coding sequence ATGATTGAAGCGCTCCAGAATGCCATTTTGAACAAAGACGCGGAAGCCGTCGTCGTCGCACTGGCCGACTGGGACGAAGACCAGCGGAAAGCGGCAATCGAACCGTTCAACATTCTGATGCTGGCACTGGGAATGGAGCGTCGGGTTATTGAACCCTGTTCACTGGGTCTGGATGATCCGCTGGTCAAACAGAAACGGGAACGGGATGGCATTCAACAGAAGTTTCGCTGGCGTAAAGATCTCGACAAGAGTCTGCTCATCGACCATGAGATGTCTTACATTGCCTGGCTGGGAGGCTACGGACTGGAAAGTCTGGAGGGCTGTATTCGCTTTCCCACCGTTCCTGATCACGAAGCGTGGGCAGCCCGGATCATGGCCGACCGGCAGCCTCCCTGGTGGGATGAATGGTATGCCACCCTGACCGGCAAGGATCGGGATCATCGAGAAATTCCACCGGGGTACTGGTCACAATTGTATGAACAAAAACTCGTTTCTGCTGATGATTTTCCGGCTGTGATCAATGAGTTCCGGATTGGCTTAAAGGAGGCCATGGAAGAGGCACCGGAGGCCACGAAGCTGGTGCTGCAGGACATACCCGCCTGCCGGGAACTCGTTTACTCGATCTCGGAGCAGGAATATCAATTACTCGAACCCAAGCCCTGGGTGCCCGTCATTGAATGCCTGCACCAGGAGAACCTGCTCGACGTCAAACGGCTGCTGGAATCCCTGCTCAAAGCGTTGCAGGGACCGTTGAACCAGACGGAGCGAAATGGCTGTCTGATCTTAATGCAGGCGGCGAAAGCAGAACCAGAAATGCTAGCAGAACTGCAGGCAGAATGGGCGGGACTGTTGTCGGACAGTCAGGCGGTGGTCGCGGGCTTTGCCGTAGAGCAATTGAAACAACTCGAAAAGGCTGGTTTGCTCGATGCACGGGAAGCGGTCACTGCCCTGCCCGGCATTTTCAGTCATAAACCAAAAAAACATGCAAAAACGGCGGTCGACCTGCTGGCCCGCATTGCCACCGATCCCGCTCACCGACGAGAGGCCGTCGAAGCGGCAGCGGTTGCGCTGATGCATCCGAACAAGGATATTCAGAAATCGGCCCTGGAGCTGCTGGAAAAATATCTGCAGCTCGATGATGAGGCGGCGCTCAACACCATTGAACTACACCTGGAGACGATCGCCCCTACGTTAAGAGAAAAAGCGGCAGCGCTGCTGCAGTCAGAAAGTCCGTCTCAAACAGAAACAGTGGCAGACCAGTCAGCGCCCCCTCCCGCCGATTCCACGTTCATAGATTTGAGTCTCCTGGAAACCAGAGCCTCCGCCATTCCGGAACCGGTCAAGGAACTGCTGCGCGTGGACGAAGCAGTGAAGGCGGCGCAGGAGGGACGCGCGGATCTCAGTTGCCTCTGGTCTCAACAAAGTGTGCCGGTGCTGACGACGGCGGCTCCGCTGCAGCCGATTGAAACAGTCGAGGAACTGATTGACGTCACTTCTGCTGCCGTCGAGCGACTGGAAGATCCGGATACGGCGGAGCGGATCATCAGCGGGATTCTGCGTTTGTACAACGAACAACCGAATGGATTCAAGACGATGACCAGCGCGCTGGCCAAGCGTGCCTGTGCGTCGATTGACAGTCGTCCGCAACGCGGGCTCACTGGTGGTTATGACGGCACCGCCTTTTCACTGCTAATCGGGGCGTGGCTGGAACGTAAGCCGGATCAGGATGACTGTCTCTTTCTGGATACGCCACTACAGCGCTTTCTGAATCAGCTCAATCAGCGCGTACGAGCCAGAACTGCGTATCCACTGATTTCGTCCGCAACGCATGCGGGAGGCTGGCTCGATCCGCGGGTCTGGGTGGAACGTCTGAAAGCCGCACAGGAACAGCAGACTGAGGTACTGGATACGGACCTGGAACGCAGCTGTCTGCGCCTGGCACCCGAACATCGGACGGCTGCCCGGGAGGCGGCCCGGGAACTCAACGCCCCTTACCAGGCACTGGCGATGACGGCACTGGGTGGCGACGGATCCATTGATCCAGCTCTGCCTCCGGCTGTCTGGATTGCCGCCCTCCGTACCCGGGACGCGTGGGGCGATGTTTCTGAACTGCTGGCGCCCGAGGAGCGGGCGGTGATTACAGAATCGATTGCCAAACTGCCCGATGTAATCTTTCCCTGTGATTATGAATGGACCGCCGGAGAACGGGTGGCTAACAGCAGCATTCAGCAGGATGTGATCAGCGCGTGGCCAACCCAGGGAGAAGGGCAACTGGAAACAAAACAGCATCAAAACACCATGCGCCAGCTGCTGGAAGCACTGGAACGGGATGAGAATCCAGCAGAGGCGCTCCAAAACATCGCAGCTCAGCAGAATAAACCCACCACGAGCTTTCGTTTTCTGCCTGCCGAACTGCATCAGTTGAGGCCCACCCTGGCGCCCCCGTTCCTGTACCCTTATCTGGCAACTCAGTGGCCGATGAAACTGGACTGGTACTGGTGCCTGGCGACCAAAGCGCTGGCCCGCCGGGTGGAGAGTGGCTCTTCCGTCGATACACCGTTCGGCCAGTTTCTGTTGCCCCTGTTTGAACTGGATCGCCCCCTGACGCTGATGGCAGCCCGCGCACTGTGGATCGCCACCGTCAGCAAAGATGGCAGCGCCCGCTCGATGGCGACAGAGGTCTGGATCGCTCTGGCAGAAAGCGATCGGCTCGACCTGGAGCTGCTGATGCGTGCCTTGAGCGAGGTAATGGCCGGCGGCTGGGTGAAGCTGAACCGGGCCAGTGAAGTGCTGGCGGAGGTCGCCGCAGTCTCTCCCGTCCACGCGCTGTGTGCCACCCCGGTTCTGGAAGCGGTTCTGATTTCATTGGATCCCTTCCCCCGCAACGTAGCGGCACTGCTGGAGCCACTGGATGAAATGAGTGAGCTGCTGGGCCGAACGGTCTCTGCTGAACTGAAAACGCGGCTGGAATCAATCAAAAGCGGCAAAGCGAAACCGCTGGCGAAATCGTTACTCGGTCGCGCTGATACCATAACGCCGGCACGGGAAGCAGCGGTGAGTGGACTGCTGCAGGCACGGATTGAACGGGCCGAGCGAGTGGCAGCAGCTGACTTCTGA
- a CDS encoding SWIM zinc finger family protein, producing the protein MSTVLQEHLYRYPFASRIDPGLIQLAACGGDAAAEIDGPFFTGRVMHPREVATMLLTLSTIVRTHFFDASPPQMDPIVTASRSLVRWEGFSGCCGAYARLDLDESAFETERRASGTTNVDFNPEMIAHLSRVGRSDEVRLSIDADAVTLARNQAAVTEKKVRLPRRWIKGLGEVQVYQSQLELKQRFTPALLLPLIQSAARMGGGNQYLSISAGRPRLTTRATSGAIPVGGASRLSALRTLLPLVREVSLYADENSGVHAWVGETDWSRFWLVLSPTLQRGFSGEGQLLDSLANDDWQERVDPILELLAGSETSQQGPAETIDPAELAVRLGCTTSEARNSLAALATNGLAGFDAGSGFYFQRQLPFAETLVTRDQPRLRAAHKLLEQRAVRLLPGDSAEEQAAEVTSNGTTYFVRLRSKGEKCTCPWFSRYQGERGPCKHILATRMTVEAKHHD; encoded by the coding sequence ATGTCGACCGTTCTGCAGGAGCATCTCTACCGCTATCCGTTTGCCTCACGGATTGATCCGGGGCTGATTCAGCTGGCCGCCTGTGGAGGCGACGCTGCTGCGGAGATTGACGGTCCGTTCTTTACCGGTCGCGTGATGCACCCGCGTGAAGTCGCGACAATGCTGCTGACGCTGAGTACGATTGTGCGGACCCATTTTTTCGATGCGAGTCCGCCCCAGATGGATCCGATTGTCACTGCCAGCCGCTCGCTGGTGCGGTGGGAAGGCTTCAGTGGCTGCTGCGGTGCTTATGCGCGACTCGATCTGGACGAGAGCGCATTTGAAACTGAACGACGTGCCTCTGGTACCACCAACGTGGACTTCAACCCCGAGATGATTGCGCACCTGAGCCGCGTGGGTCGGTCGGATGAAGTCCGGCTGAGTATCGATGCGGATGCGGTGACCCTCGCACGGAATCAGGCTGCGGTCACCGAAAAGAAAGTCCGCTTGCCACGACGGTGGATCAAAGGCCTGGGTGAGGTGCAGGTCTATCAGTCGCAGCTGGAACTGAAACAGCGGTTTACGCCGGCACTGCTGCTGCCACTGATTCAGAGTGCGGCCCGTATGGGGGGCGGCAACCAATACCTTTCGATCAGCGCCGGTCGTCCCCGACTGACCACACGGGCCACATCGGGCGCGATTCCTGTCGGAGGTGCCAGTCGATTATCGGCACTGCGGACTCTGCTGCCGCTCGTCCGCGAAGTGAGCCTGTATGCAGACGAGAATTCCGGGGTGCACGCGTGGGTGGGCGAGACCGACTGGAGCCGGTTCTGGCTGGTGCTGTCGCCGACGCTGCAACGGGGCTTTTCGGGGGAAGGCCAGCTACTGGATTCACTGGCGAACGACGACTGGCAGGAACGCGTCGATCCGATTCTGGAGCTGCTGGCGGGTTCGGAAACATCGCAGCAGGGTCCCGCGGAGACCATCGATCCGGCTGAACTGGCGGTACGGCTCGGTTGTACGACCAGCGAGGCCCGCAACAGTCTGGCGGCACTGGCCACCAACGGCCTGGCCGGCTTCGACGCGGGCAGCGGATTTTATTTTCAGCGGCAACTGCCATTTGCAGAGACTCTGGTCACCCGCGATCAGCCCCGACTGCGGGCGGCCCACAAGCTGTTGGAGCAACGAGCGGTCCGCCTGTTGCCTGGCGACTCTGCTGAGGAACAGGCCGCAGAAGTGACGAGCAACGGAACGACTTACTTTGTACGTTTGCGATCGAAGGGGGAGAAATGCACGTGTCCCTGGTTCAGCCGATACCAGGGAGAGCGTGGCCCCTGTAAACACATTTTAGCAACCCGCATGACAGTTGAGGCAAAGCACCATGATTGA
- a CDS encoding DUF4159 domain-containing protein — MFDRLLTIRFVCLLLPACLVMGSLPTARALAAEPVTREMVLTSIEKAREYLLKQQQEDGTWQLKSRPEQTLVLTSFTLHALLHAGMKPDAPEIQRGLNWLRQQDPVKTHEISLLLETLSTAGEAGDLKLLKQFTEKLEAGHSKGTNDGAWSFGNTEENYAHFAALGLYEAAQRGVVVQPATWQRAREHWLKRQRPDGGWGSQNSQHSRGGITAAGIAYLVSTQHRLRAGQADLNAAGKPDCCGPPFRDAAVEAGCRWLGDHFTVTHNPSTDPLADGSVGYLYYLYCLERVGRLTGRRYFISSTGRRHDWYSEGAAYLVAHQNSITGAWKGAPVLLEDCEILATGYALHFLARGLTPILVGRLEWGTGTGVDQADIAVSSHDTPAAAWNLAQFTSRLQGWPKRLTWQSIDMNRAGAEDLGLAPVLVLDVADAGLLTEPQTRLLRDYLQQGGFLFAVGGCRSPSPDLAMQALVERLYPEGETRLRKLEGAHPVYRSEFPLSDPDSGTPLVELWGAETGCRTAIIYAPEDLTCLWEKWSPVALPGRTKKFAQYIERSLQAGVNVCALAAGRTLIRELPRDSSKRPQTDEARVEHRLLNIARIRHSGEWDAAPRALQKLLKAMNQVSAVQVATKPRLLSLTDERLFAHPLLYLHGRYGFALDQSEQQKLRTYLQQGGVLFADACCGASEFDQSFRRLVEQLFPGQPLKRIPVNHELFSRSTGYDLKEVRFRHPVDLQAKTTEERITRSAPEIEGIEIDGRLVVLYSKHDLSCAIEYGDRIACPGYVAEDAVRLGLNIVWYSLLH; from the coding sequence ATGTTTGATCGCCTGCTTACAATTCGCTTTGTTTGTCTGCTGTTACCAGCCTGTCTGGTGATGGGAAGCTTACCGACTGCGCGTGCTCTGGCTGCAGAGCCGGTCACCCGGGAAATGGTGCTGACCTCGATCGAGAAGGCCCGCGAGTATTTACTGAAACAACAACAGGAGGACGGCACCTGGCAGCTGAAGTCGCGTCCTGAGCAGACACTGGTGCTGACCAGCTTCACGCTGCACGCCCTGCTGCATGCCGGCATGAAGCCGGACGCACCGGAAATCCAGCGCGGGTTGAACTGGCTGCGTCAACAGGATCCGGTCAAGACGCACGAGATTTCTCTGCTGCTGGAAACGCTGTCCACTGCCGGTGAGGCAGGCGACCTGAAACTGTTAAAGCAGTTCACCGAGAAACTGGAAGCGGGACACTCTAAGGGGACAAACGACGGTGCCTGGAGCTTTGGGAATACGGAAGAGAACTACGCCCACTTCGCGGCACTGGGCCTGTATGAAGCGGCGCAGCGGGGAGTCGTTGTTCAGCCTGCAACCTGGCAGCGGGCTCGCGAGCACTGGTTGAAGCGACAGCGCCCCGATGGTGGCTGGGGTTCCCAGAACAGTCAGCACAGCCGGGGCGGCATCACCGCAGCGGGCATCGCTTACCTGGTCTCCACGCAACATCGGCTCCGCGCCGGTCAGGCCGATCTGAATGCAGCGGGTAAACCAGACTGCTGCGGCCCACCGTTTCGGGATGCCGCGGTAGAAGCGGGTTGTCGCTGGCTGGGCGATCATTTCACGGTCACACATAATCCGAGTACCGATCCGCTGGCGGATGGTTCAGTCGGTTATCTCTATTATCTCTACTGCCTGGAACGGGTCGGACGACTCACGGGCCGCCGGTATTTTATCAGCAGTACCGGTCGACGGCATGACTGGTACTCGGAAGGAGCTGCGTACCTGGTTGCGCATCAGAATTCGATCACTGGTGCCTGGAAAGGGGCACCTGTCCTGCTGGAAGACTGCGAGATTCTGGCAACCGGCTATGCGCTGCATTTCCTTGCGCGGGGACTGACGCCGATTCTCGTCGGTCGCCTGGAGTGGGGTACGGGAACCGGAGTGGATCAAGCGGACATCGCGGTTTCGTCACATGACACGCCAGCAGCCGCGTGGAACCTGGCGCAGTTTACCAGTCGCCTGCAGGGCTGGCCCAAGCGATTGACCTGGCAGTCGATCGACATGAACCGGGCCGGGGCGGAAGATCTGGGTCTGGCGCCGGTGCTGGTCCTTGATGTGGCGGACGCCGGGCTGCTGACCGAACCGCAGACGCGTCTGTTGAGAGACTATCTGCAGCAGGGCGGGTTTCTGTTTGCCGTGGGTGGCTGCCGCAGTCCTTCGCCTGACCTGGCGATGCAGGCACTGGTCGAGCGACTCTATCCGGAGGGTGAAACACGTTTACGGAAACTGGAAGGCGCGCATCCAGTGTATCGCAGTGAATTTCCGCTGAGTGATCCAGACAGCGGTACACCGCTGGTGGAGCTCTGGGGCGCCGAGACTGGCTGCCGAACCGCGATTATCTATGCCCCTGAAGACCTGACCTGCCTGTGGGAAAAATGGTCGCCGGTCGCGCTGCCAGGTCGTACAAAGAAGTTCGCGCAGTATATTGAGCGCAGTCTGCAGGCGGGCGTCAACGTCTGTGCTCTGGCAGCAGGACGGACATTGATTCGTGAACTGCCGCGCGATTCTTCAAAGCGACCGCAGACAGACGAAGCCCGCGTCGAACACCGGCTGCTCAACATCGCCCGCATCCGTCATTCCGGCGAATGGGATGCCGCCCCGCGCGCCCTGCAGAAATTACTGAAAGCGATGAATCAAGTCTCCGCAGTGCAGGTCGCGACGAAACCGCGACTGCTGTCCTTGACCGACGAGCGGTTGTTTGCGCATCCCCTGCTCTACCTGCATGGGCGGTATGGATTCGCCCTCGATCAGAGCGAGCAGCAGAAACTGCGAACCTACCTGCAACAGGGGGGCGTGCTGTTTGCGGATGCCTGCTGTGGTGCGAGCGAATTCGACCAGAGCTTCCGCCGGCTGGTAGAGCAGCTGTTTCCCGGTCAGCCTTTGAAACGGATCCCCGTCAATCACGAGCTCTTCTCCCGCAGCACGGGGTACGATTTGAAGGAAGTGCGTTTTCGCCACCCGGTTGATCTGCAGGCGAAAACCACAGAGGAACGAATCACCCGCAGTGCCCCTGAGATTGAAGGGATCGAAATCGACGGTCGGCTGGTCGTGCTCTACAGCAAACACGATCTAAGCTGTGCCATCGAATATGGCGACCGGATTGCCTGCCCCGGCTATGTGGCCGAAGATGCCGTGCGGCTGGGGTTGAATATCGTCTGGTATTCGCTGCTGCACTAG